One genomic segment of Esox lucius isolate fEsoLuc1 chromosome 15, fEsoLuc1.pri, whole genome shotgun sequence includes these proteins:
- the kcnk2a gene encoding potassium channel subfamily K member 2 gives MAAPDLLDPKSATHNSKPRLSFSTKSITLSSRDECQAIATVMKWKTVSAIFFLVVLYLVVGAAVFRALEQPHESAQRLAILTQKLEFLSAHSCVNHSQLEELVKQVVSAIRSGVNPAGTLANHSSLWDLSSSFFFAGTVITTIGFGNISPHTEGGRIFCIIYALLGIPLFGFLLAGVGDQLGTIFGKATARVEKMFVQWDVSQTKIRVISTVLFILFGCLLFVALPAAIFKHIEGWSALESLYFVVITLTTIGFGDFVAGGSDIEYLDYYKPVVWFWILVGLAYFAAVLSMIGDWLRVISKKTKEEVGEIRAHAAEWTANVSAEFKETRRRLSVEVYDKFQRAASIKRKLSTDLSLNSTLELTPPKRTLSVNFTDERDKEREPMFSPMTKNGSLFLNGRGDIATIEHVK, from the exons A TGGCAGCTCCTGACCTACTGGACCCCAAATCCGCCACTCACAACAGCAAGCCCcgcctctccttctccaccaAGTCAATCACGCTGAGCTCAAGAGACGAGTGTCAGGCCATCGCCACGGTGATGAAGTGGAAGACAGTGTCAGCCATTTTCTTCTTGGTGGTTCTCTATCTGGTAGTGGGAGCTGCTGTGTTCAGGGCCTTGGAACAACCTCACGAGAG TGCTCAGCGTCTGGCCATCCTGACTCAGAAGCTAGAGTTTCTCTCTGCACACTCCTGTGTCAACCACAGTCAGCTGGAGGAACTAGTGAAG CAAGTGGTTTCAGCGATCCGTTCAGGGGTGAACCCAGCCGGGACTCTAGCCAATCACAGCAGCCTCTGGGACCTAAGCTCCTCCTTCTTCTTTGCTGGAACCGTCATCACTACCATTG GTTTCGGGAACATCTCCCCCCACACGGAGGGAGGGCGTATCTTCTGCATCATCTATGCCTTGCTGGGAATCCCTCTGTTTGGCTTCCTGCTGGCTGGAGTTGGAGACCAACTGGGAACTATCTTTGGGAAGGCCACCGCCAGAGTGGAGAAGATGTTTGTG CAGTGGGATGTTAGTCAGACTAAGATACGCGTCATCTCCACCGTTCTCTTCATCCTGTTCGGCTGTCTCCTTTTCGTTGCACTGCCGGCGGCCATCTTTAAACACATTGAGGGCTGGAGTGCTCTGGAGTCCCTCTACTTTGTTGTCATCACCTTGACAACCATAGGATTTGGGGACTTTGTCGCAG GTGGTTCAGACATTGAGTATCTGGACTACTACAAGCCGGTGGTGTGGTTTTGGATTCTGGTGGGGCTGGCGTACTTTGCTGCTGTTCTTAGCATGATAGGAGATTGGCTAAGAGTAATCTCTAAGAAAACCAAAGAGGAG GTGGGGGAGATCAGGGCTCATGCAGCAGAGTGGACGGCTAACGTCTCGGCAGAATTCAAGGAGACCAGGCGTCGGCTGAGTGTCGAGGTCTACGACAAGTTCCAGCGGGCCGCGTCAATCAAACGCAAACTCTCCACCGACCTGAGCCTGAACTCCACGCTCGAGCTCACCCCGCCGAAGAGGACGCTGTCCGTCAACTTCACCGATGAACGGGACAAGGAGAGGGAGCCCATGTTCTCGCCTATGACCAAAAATGGAAGTCTGTTTCTGAACGGGAGAGGTGACATCGCTACTATCGAACACGTCAAGTAG